The DNA sequence GCCATCTTCTCTGCTCTTTTCTGGTTATGGGGTCCTGCCTCTATTACAGTTTATAATGCTTTTTCCAACCCCCATACTTATCAGTCTTCACATACTTTACTAAAGCCTTAATCCTCTTGCCTCTATTTTTATTTAGCATTTCTGAAAATTCCATTCATATGACTAGTTTACCCCATCTAAAAGTCCTTTTCTGTCAGTTCTCCAGATGTGATACTTCCCTCAtaattctgtctcttttctcctcacAGCAACCTCCCAGCCAGAAGACAGTTGTGGTGGAAGCAGGGAAAAAGCAGAAGgctccaaagaagagaaaaaagaaagatcctaATGAACCTCAAAAACCAGTTTCAGCATATGCTTTATTCTTTCGTGACACACAGGCTGCCATCAAGGGACAGAATCCCAATGCCACTTTTGGAGAGGTTTCAAAAATTGTTGCTTCTATGTGGGACAGTCTTGGAGAAGAGCAAAAACAGGTGAGCAAATAACGAGGAACAATGTTATAGAAGTTCTTAAGAATAAGGGGGATAGGGACTTCcatgctggtccagtggctaagactccacgcttcagATGCagtggacccaggttcaatccatggtcagggaaccaggccccacatgctgctactaagacctggtgcagcaaaataactttttaaaaattggttaaaaaaaaaaaaaggcaaggggaTTAAACCTAAGCTTTAACTTTCTCAGATGTTATTTAATACCAACTCTTTGTTAGTGGGATTCAAGATCATCTGTCttaaaacttcactttcacgcattggagaaggaaatggcaacccactccagtgttcttgtctggagaatccaagggacaggggagcctggtgggctgctgtctatggggtcgcatagagtcagacacgactgaagtgacttagcagcagccttaAAAATTGCAGCCATACCCTGAATCCAAAATACCTAcgtaaaaattattataaaaaacaCTGAATCCACAGCTAAGTTTGGAGTTTTTCTTTGGCCTCATATAAACTTGAGAACTATAGTTAACCTCCCTAAATTTAACCTGAATTAAACAGATGAAAATTGTTACTACATAAATATACAACTGAAATGAAAGATGAATGTAATTATCATTACCCTAGGCTCAACAGGTGTTATATCAAAGTAAGTCTGGTACttaatcattaaaacaaaaactgaatataTTACAGATAATTTATATCAGTTATGTGCTGCTCAGTAAACCACCACAAATTTAGTAGCTTAAGACAGAAGTAATTTATTACTTATTATGATTCTGTAAATTGGTTAGGTGGTTTTCCTGGTGTTCTTACCTGGGTTTATTCCTGCAGTTGTACTCACAAACAGCAGCCTGATATGGCTGCTCAAGATGACCTTGCTACCATCTCTGGTAGTTGGTGCTACCTGTTGGCTTAAACGCCTTGGTTCTCTTTCGCATGGTCTCTCATCCTCCAAATAGGCTAGACTGACTTCTTTACACTGGCAGGCTTAGAGCAGTGTTCCAAGAGAACAAAAACAGGTGCCCCCAAATTCTTAATTCAGCCACATTCTAATGGTTAAAGCAACTCACAGAGCTAGCCCAAATTCAAAGGAAAGGGAAATAGGTTTCATTTGTTAATGGAAGACTAGGTACACAGAACAGGAAGAATTGTGGCCATCGTTACAGTTTATCACATTCCTTAAGAGGGAGAGTATACTGACTGGGTAGACATGATCCCAGACTAAGCAGACTACTGATTTATCATGTAGTTAGGGGGTCAGGATTTGTGTTGGTTACAGAAGTGTGGGCAGTGGTTGCTATTATCTTTAGAAGTGTAGTTATTCTGCAAGCCTACTCTTGATTGGCTGGCTTTCATATACAAGTCTGCCATGGAGGCTGTCTTGAGTAATAGTTTTCAGAAGTGTATTCACCTAAGAAGGGTTGTCAATATTTACACTAAGATGAATTGTCTTTCATTGATGAATAATACAGGATTATTAGTCTTTTCTATGAGTATGTGGACTTTTTAAGCAGGCTCTTTCATGCAGGTATATAAGAGGAAAACTGAAGCTGCCAAGAAAGAGTATCTGAAGGCTCTGGCTGCTTATAAAGACAATCAAGAGTGTCAGGTAAGAGGACTGGGATAGATGTATATTTAAACCAATAAACAGATTTTTGAGCTGCTTATTAGCATTTATAAGAAGTAAATACCACCAAAAATCTGTGGAATCTATTAATACTATGTAGTATTAAAGCTTAAAAGTATATAGCAAGTTTCCCATCTGTTTCCATCATAATCATAATACTCTCCGAACAGTCTGTCTTTGAGTTTGATATTCTCATTGTTTACTTTAGCCAAGTAGCACACATGGctgcccatttttctttctttctttacccaCCACGTTCaccccctgacccccacccccatctgtattttttttttggaaggtgaTTAGGGTGAACATACCCTGGGGAAGAGGATAAATCTCctgattttttctttcatcttcttttagGCCACTGTGGAAACTGTGGACATGGACCCAGCGCCACCATCACAGACTCCTTCTCCacctcctgtggctgctgctgaccCAGCGTCTCCAGCACCAGCCTCAACAGAGCCCCCTGCCCTGTCTCCTTCCATTGTTGTCAATTCCACTCTTTCATCCTATGTGGCAAACCAGGCATCTTCTGGGGCTGGAGGTCAGCCCAATATTACCAAGTTGATTATTACCAAACAGATGTTGCCCTCTTCTATTACTATGTCTCAAGGCGGGATGGTTACTGTTATCCCAGCCACAGTGGTGACCTCTCGGGGTCTCCAACTTGGCCAAACCAGTACAGCTACTATCCAGCCCAGTCAACAAGCCCAGATTGTCACTCGATCGGTGTtgcaggcagcagcagcagcagcagcttctatgCAACTACCTCCACCACGACTACAGCCCCCTCCACTACAGCAGATGCCTCAACCCCCAACTCAGCAGCAAGTAACCATTCTCCAACAGCCTCCCCCACTCCAGGCCATGCAACAGCCTCCACCTCAGAAATTTCGAATCAACCTACAGCAACAGCCACCTCCACTGCAAGTCAAGATTGTGCCTCCACCCACTCTGAAAATGCAGACTACTTTAGTTCCACCACCTGTAGAAAGTAGTCCAGAGCAGCCTGTGAACAACAGCCCTGAGACCCACACAGTGGAGGAGACCACTCCTGAGACAATCTGTGAAATGATCACAGATGTAGTGTCTGAGGTGAGACTGTTTTCAGGTATTTGCTCTAGACCAGTGAAAGCATTTTGGTTGATAAAATAAAAGCAGGAGTTGCTAGTAGCATTTAATGCCTGACGAGGATACAAAATATCCTATAGAGAACGTTTGCTTACA is a window from the Budorcas taxicolor isolate Tak-1 unplaced genomic scaffold, Takin1.1 scaffold368, whole genome shotgun sequence genome containing:
- the LOC128071347 gene encoding TOX high mobility group box family member 4, with the translated sequence MEFPGGNDNYLTITGPSHPFLSGAETFHTPSLGDEEFEIPPISLDSDPSLAVSDVVGHFDDLADPSSSQDGSFSAQYGVQTLDMPVGMTHGLMEQGGGLLSGGLTMDLDHSIGTQYSANPPVTIDVPMTDMTSGLMGHSQLTTIDQSELSSQLGLSLGGGTILPPAQSPEDRLSTTPSPTGSLHEDGVEEFRRQPPSQKTVVVEAGKKQKAPKKRKKKDPNEPQKPVSAYALFFRDTQAAIKGQNPNATFGEVSKIVASMWDSLGEEQKQVYKRKTEAAKKEYLKALAAYKDNQECQATVETVDMDPAPPSQTPSPPPVAAADPASPAPASTEPPALSPSIVVNSTLSSYVANQASSGAGGQPNITKLIITKQMLPSSITMSQGGMVTVIPATVVTSRGLQLGQTSTATIQPSQQAQIVTRSVLQAAAAAAASMQLPPPRLQPPPLQQMPQPPTQQQVTILQQPPPLQAMQQPPPQKFRINLQQQPPPLQVKIVPPPTLKMQTTLVPPPVESSPEQPVNNSPETHTVEETTPETICEMITDVVSEVESPSQMDVELVTGSPVTLSPQPRCVRSGCENPPVVSKDWDNEYCSNECVVKHCRDVFLAWVASRNSNTVVFVK